The following proteins come from a genomic window of Puntigrus tetrazona isolate hp1 chromosome 15, ASM1883169v1, whole genome shotgun sequence:
- the slc6a4a gene encoding solute carrier family 6 member 4a: MEMKQPVAMNREDGGDHEKEQESQENGRLVADSIGEKGQKSCSGPGQVSNGYPSTSPQSPRDGAGAGTDRGSTPGAFRTLVVQQTSLDPPRETWSKKMDFLLSVIGYAVDLGNVWRFPYICYQNGGGAFLLPYLLMAVFGGVPLFYMELALGQFHRSGCISIWKHICPIFKGIGFAICIIALYIAFYYNTIMAWALYYLLSSFRATLPWTTCTNQWNTPNCTHYLSTDLNVSWTNNSISPAEEFYIRQVLQVHLSPGLHQLGWVSWQLALCLLFIFTVVYFSIWKGVKTSGKVVWVTATFPYLVLLILLIRGATLPGAWRGVVFYLKPDWSKLLTTTVWLDAAAQIFFSLGPGFGVLLAFASYNPFHNNCYKDALVTSSVNCLTSFLSGFVIFTVLGYMAEMRKQHVETVAKDAGPSLLFIIYAEAIANMPAATFFAIIFFLMIIMLGLDSTFAGLEGVITAMLDEFPHLLARRREWFVLGLVCVCYLGALSTLTYGGAFVVKLFEEYATGPAVITVVFLEVIAVSWFYGTTRFCNDVQLMLGFAPGVFWRVCWVAICPCFLLFIIGSFLAFPPEVKLFDYLYPFWTTVLGYCIGVSSFICVPSYMVYHLVTTKGTFKQRLLKSITPEAPGSSGPQRDTIVITNAV; the protein is encoded by the exons ATGGAGATGAAACAACCAGTGGCGATGAATCGAGAGGATGGGGGAGATCATGAGAAGGAACAGGAGTCACAAGAAAACGGAAGGCTGGTTGCGGACAGCATTGGGGAGAAGGGTCAGAAATCCTGCTCCGGGCCTGGGCAGGTCTCCAACGGTTATCCCAGCACTTCCCCGCAAAGCCCCAGGGACGGTGCAGGTGCTGGGACGGACAGGGGCAGCACCCCTGGGGCATTCAGGACTCTGGTGGTCCAGCAGACCAGCTTGGATCCACCTAGAGAGACCTGGAGCAAAAAGATGGACTTCTTGCTGTCAGTGATCGGGTATGCGGTCGACCTGGGCAATGTGTGGCGCTTTCCCTACATCTGCTACCAAAACGGAGGGG GTGCCTTTCTTCTGCCGTACCTGCTGATGGCTGTGTTTGGTGGCGTGCCGCTGTTCTACATGGAACTGGCTTTGGGCCAGTTTCACCGCAGTGGGTGTATCTCCATCTGGAAACACATCTGCCCCATCTTCAAGG GTATAGGCTTTGCCATCTGCATCATTGCACTCTACATTGCCTTCTACTACAATACCATAATGGCCTGGGCTCTCTACTACCTCCTGTCCTCCTTCCGTGCCACGCTTCCCTGGACCACCTGCACCAACCAGTGGAACACTCCCAACTGCACCCACTACCTGTCCACCGACTTAAATGTCTCCTGGACCAACAACTCCATCTCTCCGGCTGAAGAGTTCTATAT ACGACAGGTCCTGCAGGTTCATCTGTCCCCTGGTCTTCATCAGTTGGGTTGGGTGAGCTGGCAGCTAGCCCTCTGTCTGTTGTTCATTTTCACCGTTGTGTACTTCAGCATCTGGAAGGGGGTCAAGACCTCCGGCAAG GTAGTGTGGGTGACGGCTACCTTTCCGTACCTGGTGCTGCTGATCCTGTTGATAAGAGGGGCCACCCTCCCGGGAGCATGGAGAGGAGTGGTCTTCtacctgaaacctgattggaGTAAACTTTTAACCACTACA gTTTGGCTTGATGCAGCTGCGCAGATCTTCTTCTCTCTGGGTCCAGGCTTTGGTGTTCTCCTGGCCTTTGCCAGCTACAATCCCTTTCATAACAACTGCTACAA AGATGCATTGGTCACAAGCTCAGTGAACTGTTTGACCAGTTTCCTGTCAGGCTTTGTGATCTTCACCGTACTGGGCTACATGGCAGAGATGCGCAAACAACATGTGGAGACTGTAGCTAAAGATGCTG GTCCCAGTCTGCTCTTCATCATCTATGCTGAAGCTATTGCCAATATGCCGGCTGCTACGTTCTTCGCCATCATATTCTTCCTCATGATAATTATGCTGGGGCTGGATAGCACG TTTGCAGGTCTGGAAGGGGTAATTACAGCCATGTTGGACGAGTTCCCCCACCTGTTAGCCAGGAGGAGAGAATGGTTTGTGCTCGGCCTAGTGTGCGTCTGTTATTTGGGCGCCCTCTCTACTCTTACCTAC GGAGGTGCATTTGTTGTTAAACTATTTGAGGAGTATGCCACGGGCCCTGCTGTTATCACCGTGGTCTTCCTCGAGGTCATTGCTGTTTCCTGGTTCTATG GAACGACACGTTTCTGCAACGACGTGCAACTGATGCTTGGCTTTGCTCCTGGTGTGTTTTGGAGGGTCTGCTGGGTAGCCATCTGTCCCTGCTTCCTGTTG TTCATTATTGGGAGTTTCCTGGCATTCCCTCCTGAGGTAAAGCTGTTTGACTACCTGTATCCTTTCTGGACCACAGTTCTCGGCTACTGTATTGGAGTCTCCTCCTTCATCTGTGTGCCTTCTTACATGGTCTACCATCTAGTCACCACCAAAGGGACCTTCAAACAG CGTCTGCTAAAGAGCATTACACCTGAGGCTCCGGGGTCCAGCGGCCCTCAGAGAGACACAATTGTCATCACCAACGCCGTGTGA